Genomic DNA from Halomonas sp. BDJS001:
GCCTGAGCCGAGGCGGCTCCTAGGAGTAAAGCACTAGATAAAACCGTAGCGGTAAAACGCTTCATGAGCGGTCTCCTTGAGGTGTGTGGCTAAACAAATACTTGCCCAGCGAGGCAATAACCAGCCCTATCAACAGTAAAAAAGTTAGCGGCATTAACCAAGCCAACCACCCCATCGAGCTCATAAAAGCAAAACAATCTGCGTTCATCATGGTAAGCCTCCTACCAAGTCAGCTAGCAATAACGCTTTAAGCTTACAACCCTGGGGCTACCCTCAGGTCAAGCCTTGCAACCTTGCGGACAACAGTAAGGTTGCTAAAGATCATGTTTTGACCGCTGGGTTCAGGCTCGTTTCAGGTTAACACCGTATAAAGAACGGGTGACAATAACCTCTGAGGTAAATGACCACGCGCTACACTCTTTTAACAACGTCTTTGTTTGCCCTTTCATTAAGTCTGATCACGGGCGCGGCGCTGGCTGCACCCGGCCACGGCGGTGGTGGCAATAACCTAACCGAGGCTGACGTTGACCGCACGATCAGCCTTGAGGCTGGCGATATGTGGTTCGACCCTGAAGCGCTAGAACTGACTGCTGGGGAGGTGGTTAGATTTGAAATCACCAACACCGGCAATTTAGAGCATGAATTTGTGATTGGCAGTAAAGAAGCCCAGGAAGAGCATCGTCAAATGATGCTAGATATGGCCAATGGTGACCACGATATGTCTAATATGGCACACGGTGAAAGCCACGATATGGCCAACATGAGCATGGCAGGCGTCACCATTGCGCCTGGTGAGACAGGGACTCTACTATGGAGTGTTCCTGATAATGCTAACCAGCTAGAGTATGCCTGTAACATCCCCGGCCATTACGAATCCGGCATGTACGGCAATTTTTCTTTCTAACCTGATGTTTACCCATGAAACTGTTGCTACTCGAAGATGATGACCTGCTAGCAGAAAGCTTGGCAGAGAGTCTTAAAGACAACGGTTACCTGGTTGATTTGGCCGCTACATTGAAAGCGGCCAAGTCGCTTATGGCAACCGAGCATTACGAGCTGGCTATCTTGGATATCGGCTTGCCCGATGGCTCGGGGCTGGATCTGCTCGCCCAGTGGCGCAAGCAAAAACGCGCCACCCCTATTTTGATTCTGACGGCCCGCGACACCTGGGAAGATAAAGTCATTGGTCTTGAAACAGGAGCCGATGATTATCTGACCAAACCCTTCCATGAAGCCGAACTCATGGCCCGCTTGAAGGCCCTACTGCGTAGGCAGTCTGGTCAGTTATCGCAGGTGGTCACGCTTAACGGCGTATCGTTGGATGGGGCAGGCCAACGGGTTTGCAAAGAAGGGGAAGCGTGGCGCTCGCTCACGGCGACTGAGTTTCGACTACTGCGCTATTTAATGCTGCATCCGGATCGCATTCATTCTAAAGAGCAGCTACTAGAGCAGTTGTATGCCTTGGAGCAGGATGCTGCCGCGCCCAACCTGGTCGAAGTCTATGTCGCTCGTCTGCGCCGTTATCTAGGCAAATCAATTATCCAAACTCGCCGCGGTCAGGGCTATTACTTTGCTTCACATTGATCGGCGCAGCTTACGTTTTCGACTACTCGCCTGGCTAGGTGGCGTGGCGCTATTCGTGGTGATGACGACCTGGCTACTACATGGAATATTGCTGCAGAACCTTGCTCGGGATTTCTTGGGTGAGCGTCTCCAGCGCGAAGCCGACCATGCCGTCACCCAGCTTGAGCAAGGTGAAGCCGCCATGCCTGCCGCGCTTGACTCGGTTAGCCGTGGCTATCAAGTCTTTCACCATTTATACGTGCTGCGCCTAAACGGCTCGGTGAGCGCCTCTAATCCCCAATGGCAGCAACAGTTGGCGCCGCTGCTGGAAGAAAACGGCGATGCTCTTTTAGATGTTAAACAGGGCGATCAGCACTTGCTGGTCTACCGCCGCCATTTTGAGTGGCAGGGTTCTAACGGCGTTTTACTGGTGGGGGAGGATTTTTCCCAGGTTGAAGCGGGCCTGGCCACGCTGCACTGGTGGGTAGGCGGCATTGCCGCAGGGCTTTTAGTAATGCTAATCACGCTCAACATGCTGGCCGTTAACCGTAGCCTGACGCCTTTATGGCAGCTCCGTGGGCAATTGGCCGAACTGCAAGCGGGGGAGCGCGAGCGCCTTTCGCTAACCGCGCCAGCCGAGCTGGACGCTCTGGTCGCACAGCTTAACCGCTTTATGGACGACATCGACCTGCGTCTACAGCGCTCTCGAGAGTCATTCGCCAACCTTTCCCATGCCTTAAAAACTCCGTTGGCAGCGGTTACCCAAGTACTGCGCGGCAACCGGCCTATTGATGAAAACCGGCGGCAGAAACTGCTCAGCCGTATTGAGGCTATTAACGCCCAGTTAGATGCGGAGCTGCGTCGTTCGCGTATTGCAGGCCCTAACGCGGGTCGAATGGCCAACGTCACGCGAGATAGTTCACGGCTCATAGAGATGTTCCGAAGCCTTTACCCTGAGCGTATGTTCAACTTCACCCACTCGGCAGGCGAGAAAGACCAAGTGCCTATTGAGGCTCATGACTTTTCTGAAATAGTAGGCATCGTGCTCGATAACGCTGGCAAATGGGCGAGTAGGCGCGTTCATTGCGATATTGCCGTCTCCGCCAACACACTCACGCTCACCATTGATGATGACGGTCTCGGCGTTGCAGAAGGGGATCTTTCGCGTTTGGGTGAGCGCGGCACACGGCTGGATGAACGCCGTCCCGGCTATGGCTTAGGCCTTTCGATTCTTGCGCAACTAATTGGCCGCTACTCAGGACACTCGCATTTTGAACGCAGCCCACTGGGGGGCTTGCGCGTTACGATTATCCTGCCACTGGCGGGTGAAATGGCTAATTAATCACTATTCAGCTTTGTTTCAGCTTCTTCCATCAAGATGGTGCCATTCATCATTGATGGGAGTTCTACATGGCACGCTCAAGCATCATTTCTCACCCGCTCTCTCGCCGACAGATCCTAAAAGGCGGCGCTGCCTTAGGCTTAGGTTCCGCTGCCGCAATGGGACTAACCCCCGCCTGGGCAACCCCCTGGGGCCGCACCAATGTTTATGCGCAGGGCGTCGAAGAAGGCCCCGAGGTATCGCTAGCCATTCGCCGCGAGTCACACCCCATTGATGGTCAAGAGGCGACGCCCATCACCATCAATGGCACCAGCCCAGGCCCGATGATTCGCTTGCAAGAGGGGCAGGACGCCGTGCTTCGCGTCACTAACCTGCTGGATGAGCCCACCTCTATCCACTGGCATGGCCTCATCCTACCGCCGGAAATGGATGGCGTGCCTGGGGTTAGCTTTGCAGGTATCGCCCCTGGTGAAACCTTTACCTATCGCTTTCCTGTTCGTCAGAACGGTACCTACTGGTACCACAGCCACTCAGGTATGCAGGAACAGCTTGGCCATGCGGGGCCGTTAATTATTGACGCCGCCGAACGCGAGCCATTCCGCTACGACCGAGAGCACGTGCTACTGCTCACCGACTGGACCTTTGAAGACCCCATGTCGGTGTTCCGTAATCTGAAAACCATGGAAGGCTACTACAACTTCCAAGAGCGCACGATTGCTGACTTCTTCGCCGATGTTCGCGAAAAAGGTTTCGCACAAACCGCCGAAATGCGCGGCATGTGGGCCCAAATGCGTATGAGCTCCCGGGATATCGCCGATGTCACTGGCAGCACTTATACCTACCTGCTCAACGGCCACTCCTCCCAGGAAAACTGGAACGCGCTGTTCAAGGCAGGAGAGCGGATACGGCTACGCGTGATTAACGGCTCAGCCATGTCATTCTTCGATGTCCGTATACCCGGCCTGAAAATGACCGTGGTAGCCGCTGATGGTCAGCCGGTGCAACCCGTTCCCGTTGATGAATTCCGTATTGGCGTAGCGGAAAC
This window encodes:
- a CDS encoding plastocyanin/azurin family copper-binding protein encodes the protein MTTRYTLLTTSLFALSLSLITGAALAAPGHGGGGNNLTEADVDRTISLEAGDMWFDPEALELTAGEVVRFEITNTGNLEHEFVIGSKEAQEEHRQMMLDMANGDHDMSNMAHGESHDMANMSMAGVTIAPGETGTLLWSVPDNANQLEYACNIPGHYESGMYGNFSF
- a CDS encoding response regulator transcription factor; its protein translation is MKLLLLEDDDLLAESLAESLKDNGYLVDLAATLKAAKSLMATEHYELAILDIGLPDGSGLDLLAQWRKQKRATPILILTARDTWEDKVIGLETGADDYLTKPFHEAELMARLKALLRRQSGQLSQVVTLNGVSLDGAGQRVCKEGEAWRSLTATEFRLLRYLMLHPDRIHSKEQLLEQLYALEQDAAAPNLVEVYVARLRRYLGKSIIQTRRGQGYYFASH
- a CDS encoding ATP-binding protein, translated to MLHIDRRSLRFRLLAWLGGVALFVVMTTWLLHGILLQNLARDFLGERLQREADHAVTQLEQGEAAMPAALDSVSRGYQVFHHLYVLRLNGSVSASNPQWQQQLAPLLEENGDALLDVKQGDQHLLVYRRHFEWQGSNGVLLVGEDFSQVEAGLATLHWWVGGIAAGLLVMLITLNMLAVNRSLTPLWQLRGQLAELQAGERERLSLTAPAELDALVAQLNRFMDDIDLRLQRSRESFANLSHALKTPLAAVTQVLRGNRPIDENRRQKLLSRIEAINAQLDAELRRSRIAGPNAGRMANVTRDSSRLIEMFRSLYPERMFNFTHSAGEKDQVPIEAHDFSEIVGIVLDNAGKWASRRVHCDIAVSANTLTLTIDDDGLGVAEGDLSRLGERGTRLDERRPGYGLGLSILAQLIGRYSGHSHFERSPLGGLRVTIILPLAGEMAN
- a CDS encoding copper resistance system multicopper oxidase encodes the protein MARSSIISHPLSRRQILKGGAALGLGSAAAMGLTPAWATPWGRTNVYAQGVEEGPEVSLAIRRESHPIDGQEATPITINGTSPGPMIRLQEGQDAVLRVTNLLDEPTSIHWHGLILPPEMDGVPGVSFAGIAPGETFTYRFPVRQNGTYWYHSHSGMQEQLGHAGPLIIDAAEREPFRYDREHVLLLTDWTFEDPMSVFRNLKTMEGYYNFQERTIADFFADVREKGFAQTAEMRGMWAQMRMSSRDIADVTGSTYTYLLNGHSSQENWNALFKAGERIRLRVINGSAMSFFDVRIPGLKMTVVAADGQPVQPVPVDEFRIGVAETYDVLVSPEDDRAYTIFAESMDRSGYARATLAPREGMQADIPERRQIADRGMEAMAAHGMGGMDHSNMAGMDHSGMSNMEGMDHSNMPGMSSDDAGMEGMDHSNMEGMDHSNMGGMPGEQAKIGENGLLVAGEAQPGSRYDQAGIGIDPNERRVLVYRDLKAFTPWPDRREPGRELELHLTGNMERYMWSFDGKKFSEVTGPIHFVKDERLRLILVNDTMMEHPIHLHGMWMELENGQGELIPRKHTLNVKPGERVSALITADAEGSWAFHCHLLYHMDAGMFRVVQVS